The Bradyrhizobium sp. B097 genome contains the following window.
CAGCAACTTATTCACTTCGCTAACCAATTCCCGGAGGTGCACGGGCTTGGATAGCACCTTGGCGTTTTTCGGCGCCTCCGAATCGGAATTGAGGGCCACCGCGGCAAAGCCGGTGATGAACATGATCTTGATATCGGGATCGAGTTCCGAGGCACGGCGCGCCAGCTCGATGCCGTCCATCTCGGGCATCACGATGTCGGTGAGCAGCATTTCGAACGGCTCCTCACGCAGCCGCTGATAGGCCGACATGCCGTTGTCGTGCGGCGAGACCTTGAAACCCGCATTTTCCAGTGCCTTGACCAGAAAGCGGCGCATATCGGTGTCGTCTTCGGCGAGAAGAATTTTCGGCATGGCAGGGATCGTCGAATCCGGCTTGAGGAGCAGTCCGAACAGTAAGCCCGACAGACGGTAAATTTCGGGTGAAATTTGCGTCAAGCCATCGGCGAATGCGCGCCAGCCACTTGTGGACCGAACCACGCATCGAATCAACCTTGTGCGGCATTTCCCGCCTTTAAGACGCGTTCCAGCCCGCGCCACACTCTTTTCACTTGGCAGAATGATCGCGATTACCGACAATGCCCGCCCATAAATCTCCGCTTTTCCGGCAGAATCAGTTCTTGCGGGGCGAGGCGGACGCAAGGGACGGCGCCAAGGGAATGACCGAATTTGCTGGCGAGTTGTCGCCCCCGTTCGAGATCGTTGAGCCGCAGGCCTGGCGCGCGCCGATCATCTTCAATTCCCCGCATTCGGGCTCGATCTACCCGGCCGAGTTCCTCGAGGCGTCGCGAATCGACGTGGCGTCGCTGCGCCGCTCCGAAGACTCCTTCATGGACGAGTTGATCGCCGGATTGAGCGATCGCGGCTTTCCGATCATCCGGGTCAACTTCCCGCGTTCCTATGTCGACGTGAACCGCGAGCCCTATGAGCTCGACCCGCGCATGTTCACCGGGCGGCTGCCGAGCTTTGCCAACACGCGCTCGATGCGGGTGGCCGGCGGCCTCGGCACCATCCCGCGCGTGGTCGGCGACGGCCAGGAGATCTACCGCGAGCGGCTCGATGTCGACGAGGCGCTGCGGCGGATCGAGGTGCTCTACAAGCCCTATCACCGCGCACTGCGCCGGCTGATCAACAAGGCGCACCAAGCGTTCGGTGCCGTGATTTTGGTCGATTGCCATTCGATGCCGTCGGTCGGGGTATCGCGCGACGAGCCGCGCCGGCCCGACATCGTGATCGGCGACCGCTACGGCACGAGCTGCGCGCCGCTGCTGCCCGACCTGGTCGAGGAGATGATGAGTTCGCTCGGCTATTCGGTCGGCCGCAACAAGCCCTATGCCGGCGGCTTCATCACCGAGCATTACGGCAACCCGGCGAGCGGCCTGCACACCGTGCAGATCGAGCTCAACCGCGCGGTCTATATGGATGAGCGCCAACGCGAGCGCGGACCGCGCTTCGCCCAGGTGGCGGCCGACTTTGCGTCGCTCGCGGATGCGCTCGCGAAAATTCCGTTCGGGGATCTCGGCCCGTTCCAGGCGGCAGCGGAGTAAATCCTTCGTCGGCCACCCGTGGTGCCGATGAAGTCATGAACCAAGAATTCAAATTGGCGACGCGATAAGCGCCGAAGTGGATTCTCAGTTCACTCGCGGAAATGACGGCCCAAAGAAAAAAGGGCCGCTTGAATGAACAAGCGGCCCAAGTCTAGGGAGGAAACGCCCAAGGAGGGCAGCGATAGCGCGAGGCGCTACCGCACCGCAACAATATGCGACCGCGCTGCACAAAACGCAAGAACTTTCGAAACATTTCTTCTGTAATGTTGGTAAGTCTGGCGAAACTGCAACACGACCAGATGACTGAATTAAGATGTTGAATATCAACATCTTACACAAGAAATCGCGATCGGACAGCGTTCAGCGCATAGCTTGTATACCAGAACTCGCAACTTCGTGATCCGCCCCGAAGCCAGGGAGACTTTCGAATCGAAGCCAAATCGAAAGTCCGGAACCGAGTCATCAGGCTGGGATAACACTCCGTTAATCGTGCGCGCCGCCTGGGATTGAGCTAGGCAAGAGCACATCCTATCGCGTCGTTTGCGCACTTCAGGGACATGCCGTGACGGTCATCGACTTTACCGCCTTCATCGGCCGCCTCGCGACCGCATCCGGCGAAACCATCCTGCCCTTCTTCCGCACCTCGCTCTCGGTCGACAACAAGAGCTCGAGCGATTTCGATCCGGTCACCGAGGCGGACCGGGCCGCGGAAGCCGTGATGCGGCGGCTGATCAAGGCGAACTTCCCCCAGCACGGCATCGTCGGCGAGGAATTCGGCAATGAGCGCCAGGACGCCGACTATGTCTGGGTGCTCGATCCGATCGACGGCACGAAGTCCTTCATCGCCGGCTTTCCGATCTGGGGCACGCTGATCGCGCTGCTGCATAAAGGTACGCCGGTATTCGGCATGATGCACCAGCCCTATATCGGCGAGCGCTTCTCCGGCGACAACGGTTCGGCGAATTACGCGGGGCCGTCGGGCGCGCGACGGCTCTCGGTGCGGCGCTGCGCCTCGCTGAAGGAGGCGACCGTCTTCACCACCAGCCCGCTGCTGATGAATCCGGATGACCGCGCCCGCTTCGGCAGCGTCGAGCATGCGGCGCGCCTGTCGCGCTACGGCGGCGACTGCTACTCCTATTGCATGCTCGCGGCCGGCCATCTCGACCTCGTGGTCGAAACCGAGCTGAAACCCTACGACATTGCCGGCCTGATCCCGATCGTCACCGGCGCCGGCGGCGTCGTCACCACCTGGGACGGCAAGCCGGCGCAAGGCGGCGGCCGCATCATCGCAGCCGGTGACCCACGCGTGCACGAAGCCGCGATGAAGCTGCTCAACGCCTGATCCTTGCTCCGTCTGATTTCTTGAATTGCCGGGCGATTGATCTGCGCCCATCCTGACGGCAACGAGAAAAGTCAGGGATGGGCGCACATGACGATTTGCGGCAGGCTACTGGCAGCCATTCTCCTGCTTCTCGCGCCCGTCACCGCCAGCGCCCAGCAGTTCCCGGCCAAGGCGTTCCCGACGAAGCCGATCCGGCTGATTGTGCCGTTCCCGCCCGGCGGGCCGAACGACATCATCGCACGGGTGATCGGGCAGAAGATCTCGGAACTGGTGAAGCAGCCGATCATCGTCGACAACCGCGCCGGCCAGGGCGGCGTGCTCGGCACCGATGCGGTCGCGAAGGCCGCTCCCGACGGCTACACGGTTGCGATCGCGAGCGCCGGCGCGCTGGCGATCAGCCCGAGCATGGAGAAGGTCGCCTACGACACGCTGAAAGATCTTGCGCCGGTGACGCTGGTCGCGACCGTGCCGGAGATGCTGGTTGTCGCCACCGACGTACCGGCAAAGAACATGAGCGAGCTGGTCGCGCTCGCCAAGGCGCAGCCGGGCAAGCTCAACTTCGCCTCCTCCGGCCCCGGCAGCCTGCCGCATCTGGCCTGCGAATTGTTCAAGCTGACGGCGAAGATCGACATCGTGCATGTGCCCTATCGCGGCGCTGCGTCGGCGGTGAACGACCTGTTGGGTCAGCAGGTGCAGATGACCTTCCTTGACCTGCCGGTGATCCTGCCGCAGATCAAGGCGGGCACGCTGCGGCCGATCGCGCTCGGCGGCCGCGAGCGCGCCCCGACCGCGCCCGACGTGCCGACCACGACCGAGGCCGGCATGCCTGACCTGATCATCGAGAACTGGTACGGCATGATCGCGCCCGCCGGAACGCCGCCGGCGATCGTCACCAGGCTGAACCAGATCGCCACCGAAGCGATGGCTGATCCGGCGGTCAAGGCAAAACTCGCCGAGCAAGGCCTGACACTGGTCGGCGACACGCCGGAGCATTTCCGCGACTTCGTCGCCGCCGACATC
Protein-coding sequences here:
- a CDS encoding response regulator, whose product is MPKILLAEDDTDMRRFLVKALENAGFKVSPHDNGMSAYQRLREEPFEMLLTDIVMPEMDGIELARRASELDPDIKIMFITGFAAVALNSDSEAPKNAKVLSKPVHLRELVSEVNKLLAA
- a CDS encoding N-formylglutamate amidohydrolase — protein: MTEFAGELSPPFEIVEPQAWRAPIIFNSPHSGSIYPAEFLEASRIDVASLRRSEDSFMDELIAGLSDRGFPIIRVNFPRSYVDVNREPYELDPRMFTGRLPSFANTRSMRVAGGLGTIPRVVGDGQEIYRERLDVDEALRRIEVLYKPYHRALRRLINKAHQAFGAVILVDCHSMPSVGVSRDEPRRPDIVIGDRYGTSCAPLLPDLVEEMMSSLGYSVGRNKPYAGGFITEHYGNPASGLHTVQIELNRAVYMDERQRERGPRFAQVAADFASLADALAKIPFGDLGPFQAAAE
- the hisN gene encoding histidinol-phosphatase, producing the protein MTVIDFTAFIGRLATASGETILPFFRTSLSVDNKSSSDFDPVTEADRAAEAVMRRLIKANFPQHGIVGEEFGNERQDADYVWVLDPIDGTKSFIAGFPIWGTLIALLHKGTPVFGMMHQPYIGERFSGDNGSANYAGPSGARRLSVRRCASLKEATVFTTSPLLMNPDDRARFGSVEHAARLSRYGGDCYSYCMLAAGHLDLVVETELKPYDIAGLIPIVTGAGGVVTTWDGKPAQGGGRIIAAGDPRVHEAAMKLLNA
- a CDS encoding tripartite tricarboxylate transporter substrate binding protein; the protein is MTICGRLLAAILLLLAPVTASAQQFPAKAFPTKPIRLIVPFPPGGPNDIIARVIGQKISELVKQPIIVDNRAGQGGVLGTDAVAKAAPDGYTVAIASAGALAISPSMEKVAYDTLKDLAPVTLVATVPEMLVVATDVPAKNMSELVALAKAQPGKLNFASSGPGSLPHLACELFKLTAKIDIVHVPYRGAASAVNDLLGQQVQMTFLDLPVILPQIKAGTLRPIALGGRERAPTAPDVPTTTEAGMPDLIIENWYGMIAPAGTPPAIVTRLNQIATEAMADPAVKAKLAEQGLTLVGDTPEHFRDFVAADIKRWAKVIQDAGVVTAK